One Thermoanaerobaculia bacterium genomic window carries:
- a CDS encoding dihydrolipoamide acetyltransferase family protein, with the protein MRTRSSPLVRKIAQENAVAIAEVEGTGIAGRVTKNDILSFIDNRKSAPRPEAVPSRPSAVPSPAPAGSGAPVPRGDRDEIVPMSVMRRKIAERMVESRRTSAHVATVFSIDYTAVEKLRREHKAAFLESNGVKLTYMPFIFQALTGALKKFPDLNASVDGEEIVYHKDVHLGMAVALDWGLIVPVIKNADEKSILGLARAANDLADRARSKKLKPDEVSGGTFTVTNPGVYGSLFGTPIIVQPQVAILGVGTIEKRPVVVEDAAGNDALAVRTMGYLSLSFDHRLIDGAVADQFMAEIKKTLEAGSFSLA; encoded by the coding sequence GTGCGCACCCGCTCGTCTCCCCTCGTCCGGAAGATCGCGCAGGAGAACGCGGTCGCGATCGCCGAAGTCGAGGGCACCGGGATCGCGGGCCGAGTCACGAAGAACGACATCCTGTCGTTCATCGACAACCGCAAGAGCGCGCCGCGGCCGGAAGCGGTCCCGAGCCGGCCGTCGGCCGTCCCCTCTCCCGCTCCCGCCGGGAGCGGCGCCCCGGTCCCGCGCGGCGACCGCGATGAGATCGTCCCGATGTCGGTCATGCGCCGCAAGATCGCCGAGCGGATGGTGGAATCCCGCCGGACCTCCGCGCACGTGGCGACGGTCTTCTCGATCGACTACACGGCCGTCGAGAAGCTGCGGCGCGAGCACAAGGCCGCCTTCCTGGAGAGCAACGGCGTCAAGCTGACCTACATGCCCTTCATCTTCCAGGCGCTCACGGGAGCGCTCAAGAAATTCCCGGACCTGAACGCGTCGGTCGACGGCGAGGAGATCGTGTACCACAAGGACGTCCACCTCGGGATGGCGGTGGCCCTCGACTGGGGTCTGATCGTCCCGGTCATCAAGAACGCCGACGAGAAGTCGATCCTCGGGCTCGCCCGGGCCGCCAACGACCTCGCCGATCGCGCGCGGTCGAAGAAGTTGAAGCCCGACGAGGTCTCGGGCGGCACGTTCACCGTCACGAATCCCGGCGTCTACGGGTCGCTCTTCGGGACACCGATCATCGTGCAGCCGCAGGTCGCGATCCTCGGCGTCGGGACGATCGAGAAGCGGCCGGTCGTCGTCGAGGACGCCGCCGGCAACGATGCGCTCGCGGTGCGGACGATGGGGTATCTCTCGCTGTCGTTCGATCACCGGCTGATCGACGGCGCCGTCGCCGACCAGTTCATGGCGGAGATCAAGAAGACGCTGGAGGCCGGGAGCTTCTCGCTCGCCTGA